In Rhodothermia bacterium, a genomic segment contains:
- the hisF gene encoding imidazole glycerol phosphate synthase subunit HisF, which produces MNNIRVIARLDIKGPNLVKGVHLEGLRVLGKPEDFAKYYYENGADELFYQDVVASLYERNSLNDIISQTAKRSFIPLTVGGGIRTIDDIRAALRAGADKVCINTAATKNPSFIAEATKKFGSSTIVAAIEAIRHPSGQYFSFVDNGREETGYEVLSWAKQLEKLGIGEIVITSVDAEGTGKGYDLELTKLIAQNVSVPVIAHGGVGVLEHCSEGIIEGRADAIAVASMIHYDFIANKRSNMESRSEGNVSFLQSGRLTFNKISPHNLMEIKSHLNKRGIPCRTKIS; this is translated from the coding sequence ATGAATAACATAAGAGTTATAGCTCGATTAGACATTAAAGGACCTAATCTGGTAAAAGGAGTTCATCTGGAAGGTCTTCGGGTTTTGGGAAAGCCTGAAGATTTTGCAAAATATTACTATGAAAACGGAGCTGATGAGTTGTTTTATCAAGATGTCGTAGCGAGCCTTTATGAAAGAAATAGTCTAAATGACATTATTTCTCAAACCGCAAAACGTAGCTTTATTCCTTTAACAGTTGGTGGTGGCATTAGGACAATTGACGACATAAGAGCAGCTTTGCGTGCAGGGGCTGATAAAGTCTGCATAAATACGGCAGCAACTAAAAATCCATCTTTTATTGCAGAAGCAACTAAAAAATTTGGTTCTTCTACGATTGTAGCGGCCATCGAAGCAATAAGGCATCCATCAGGACAATACTTTTCTTTTGTAGATAACGGCAGAGAAGAGACAGGATATGAGGTCTTATCATGGGCGAAACAATTGGAAAAACTGGGCATTGGCGAAATTGTTATCACTTCTGTAGATGCGGAAGGTACGGGAAAAGGTTATGATCTTGAATTAACAAAGTTAATTGCACAAAATGTTTCGGTACCTGTAATTGCACATGGCGGTGTTGGGGTATTGGAACATTGTTCTGAAGGTATTATTGAAGGTAGGGCTGATGCTATCGCTGTAGCCTCTATGATACATTACGATTTTATTGCTAATAAAAGGAGCAATATGGAAAGCCGTTCAGAAGGAAATGTGTCTTTTTTACAAAGTGGCCGTTTAACCTTTAATAAAATATCCCCTCACAACTTGATGGAGATTAAAAGTCATTTAAATAAAAGAGGCATACCGTGCCGCACTAAAATATCATGA
- a CDS encoding acylneuraminate cytidylyltransferase family protein, producing MKQKILFVIPARGGSKGIPHKNIKPLGGKPLIHYTLEFARLFTTDENICLTTDCNRIAECAKEIKYFVPFFRPAHLATDEAGTYEVLQHALAYYENRNFFYNTIVLLQPTSPFRTQKHLIEMLKSFSTDDEMLVSVCESKSNPYYNLFEENSDGYLKISKENVNVNRRQDVPPVYEYNGSIYIISSNSLKTHKGFRDFKKVKKYVMPEIYGVDLDSIVDWGFAQYILKTKQIK from the coding sequence ATGAAACAAAAAATATTATTTGTAATACCTGCTCGTGGTGGCTCAAAAGGGATACCACATAAAAATATCAAGCCATTAGGTGGCAAGCCACTTATTCATTATACTTTAGAATTTGCTCGTCTATTTACCACAGATGAAAATATTTGCCTAACTACGGACTGCAATAGAATTGCTGAGTGTGCAAAAGAAATCAAATATTTTGTGCCTTTCTTCCGGCCAGCGCATTTGGCCACTGACGAGGCAGGAACTTACGAAGTTTTACAGCATGCTTTAGCTTATTATGAGAATCGAAATTTTTTTTATAATACTATTGTTTTGCTACAACCTACCTCTCCTTTTCGTACCCAAAAGCATCTTATAGAGATGCTTAAATCTTTCTCTACGGATGATGAAATGCTTGTAAGTGTTTGTGAGTCAAAATCCAACCCGTACTATAATTTATTTGAAGAAAATAGCGATGGATATTTAAAAATAAGTAAAGAAAATGTAAATGTTAATCGTCGTCAAGATGTACCACCTGTTTATGAGTATAATGGCTCAATTTACATTATATCTTCTAATAGCCTAAAAACACATAAAGGCTTTCGAGATTTTAAAAAAGTAAAAAAATATGTTATGCCTGAGATATATGGGGTTGATCTTGATAGCATAGTGGATTGGGGATTTGCACAATACATTTTGAAGACAAAACAAATTAAATGA
- a CDS encoding nucleotidyltransferase family protein, producing MKLPQRVILNTYTLLDALAILDEIGVLNNVLFIIDEDYKLLATLTDGDIRRGLLKGLDVKSPAVLAGNTKFRYIKKGENENQHISEYKKQNIRFVPLLDNDTKLIRVLDLQEFNGFLPVGVVIMAGGRGQRLMPLTKEIPKPMLKIGEKPIIEHNIDRLVRFGIEEMYISVNYLKDVIVEYFKDGSDKNISIKYLVEEKPLGTIGSVTLTESFKNDYILLMNSDLLTNIDYEDFFNEFVKSNADMTVAAIPYYVDVPYAVLETDKEDNVLSLKEKPRYIYYSNAGIYIFKKELLKLIPNNEFYNATDLMEVVIDTGRKLTNYPILSYWLDIGKMPDYIKAQEDIKHLQL from the coding sequence ATGAAATTACCTCAACGAGTAATATTAAATACTTATACACTTCTAGACGCATTAGCCATACTAGATGAAATAGGTGTATTAAATAACGTACTATTTATTATAGATGAAGATTATAAATTATTAGCAACACTTACGGATGGCGATATAAGAAGGGGATTACTTAAGGGGTTAGATGTTAAATCTCCTGCTGTTTTAGCAGGAAATACAAAATTTAGATATATCAAGAAAGGCGAAAATGAAAATCAACATATAAGTGAATATAAGAAACAAAATATTCGCTTTGTTCCTCTTTTAGATAATGATACAAAGCTAATAAGGGTACTTGACCTACAAGAATTTAATGGTTTCTTACCTGTTGGTGTGGTGATCATGGCAGGTGGTCGAGGACAAAGACTTATGCCATTAACGAAAGAAATTCCAAAGCCAATGCTAAAAATAGGAGAAAAGCCGATTATAGAACACAATATTGATCGTTTGGTTCGCTTTGGTATTGAAGAAATGTATATTAGCGTAAATTATTTAAAAGATGTTATAGTAGAGTATTTTAAAGATGGATCTGATAAGAATATTTCGATAAAATATTTGGTTGAAGAGAAGCCTTTAGGTACTATCGGCTCAGTAACTTTAACGGAATCGTTCAAAAATGATTACATCTTATTGATGAACTCAGATTTATTAACGAATATTGATTATGAAGACTTTTTTAATGAATTTGTGAAGTCGAATGCAGATATGACCGTTGCTGCCATCCCTTATTATGTTGATGTGCCATATGCTGTTCTGGAAACGGATAAAGAAGACAACGTTCTATCGTTAAAAGAAAAGCCTCGCTATATCTACTATTCAAACGCTGGAATTTATATTTTTAAAAAGGAATTATTAAAACTTATTCCTAATAATGAATTTTATAATGCGACAGATTTGATGGAGGTGGTTATAGATACTGGAAGAAAATTAACTAATTACCCAATATTAAGTTATTGGTTAGATATTGGAAAAATGCCTGACTATATAAAAGCACAAGAAGATATTAAACATTTGCAACTTTAA
- the neuC gene encoding UDP-N-acetylglucosamine 2-epimerase (hydrolyzing), whose product MNDENKIKVCVITGTRAEYGLFLPLLKLLKKHEFFQLQIVVTGMHLSPEFGLTYKEIEKDGFKISDKVEILLSSDTPVGITKSTGLALVGFADSYQRLKPNWVVVLGDRFETFAAATAAYLAKIPIAHLHGGETTEGATDEALRHAITKMSYLHFTSTETHRKRVIQLGEAPDRVFNVGAIGLDNIAEMSLLSKAELSKELGFDLKKPYLLVTFHPTTLEENTAEKQFKTLLQSLDYFSELNIIFTLPNADAEGRIIVQLINEYVFENKLRAKSYTNLGQLRYLSAIKYSTAVIGNSSSGLIEVPSFKIPTVNIGDRQKGREQGKTIINAEVNYDSIVKAIKKALSIVHKEICVNEKNPYGEGNSGFKIINLLQQKSTSVSLKKTFFDL is encoded by the coding sequence ATGAACGATGAAAATAAAATAAAAGTTTGTGTTATAACTGGTACAAGAGCTGAGTATGGCTTGTTTTTACCTCTATTAAAATTACTCAAAAAGCATGAATTTTTTCAACTTCAAATTGTAGTAACAGGTATGCATCTGTCACCTGAATTTGGATTAACATACAAAGAAATTGAGAAAGATGGTTTTAAGATTAGCGATAAAGTCGAGATACTTCTTTCAAGTGATACGCCTGTTGGCATAACCAAGTCCACTGGCCTTGCATTAGTAGGGTTCGCTGATAGCTATCAACGACTTAAACCAAATTGGGTAGTTGTTTTGGGAGATAGATTTGAAACTTTTGCCGCCGCCACCGCTGCTTACTTGGCAAAAATCCCGATTGCACATCTACATGGTGGTGAAACAACAGAGGGAGCCACAGATGAAGCCCTGAGACACGCAATAACAAAGATGTCATATCTTCATTTTACTTCTACAGAGACACACCGTAAAAGAGTGATTCAATTGGGCGAAGCTCCTGACCGTGTATTTAATGTTGGTGCTATAGGGCTAGATAATATTGCAGAAATGTCTTTGCTATCCAAGGCTGAATTATCAAAAGAGCTTGGATTTGATTTGAAAAAACCTTATTTGTTGGTAACATTTCATCCAACTACTTTAGAGGAAAATACTGCTGAAAAACAATTTAAAACACTTTTGCAATCCTTAGACTATTTTAGTGAATTAAATATTATTTTCACTCTTCCAAACGCAGATGCAGAAGGCCGGATTATCGTCCAACTTATTAATGAATATGTTTTTGAAAATAAATTAAGAGCGAAATCTTATACTAACTTGGGGCAGCTACGCTATTTATCAGCAATTAAATATAGTACAGCGGTTATAGGTAATTCTTCTAGCGGACTTATTGAGGTGCCTTCATTTAAAATACCGACCGTAAATATTGGGGATCGGCAAAAAGGTCGAGAACAAGGAAAAACAATTATTAATGCAGAAGTTAATTATGACTCAATCGTCAAGGCGATAAAAAAAGCACTTTCCATTGTACATAAAGAAATATGTGTAAATGAAAAAAATCCTTATGGAGAAGGTAATAGTGGGTTTAAAATCATAAATCTTTTACAACAAAAAAGTACTTCTGTCTCTCTTAAGAAAACATTCTTTGACTTATGA
- the neuB gene encoding N-acetylneuraminate synthase, producing MYNHTIIIAEAGVNHNGSLELAKKLVDVAAEAGADYVKFQTFRAEKIASKSASKADYQKETTASQESQLAMLRKLELSEDHHFELIDYCKIKNIKFLSTPFDLDSIDFLKSIGIKLGKIPSGEITNLPYLRKMAQSFEQLVISTGMSTMVELRAALKVVLKEGVSKDNIIILHCNTEYPTPFEDVNLKAMESIAKKTGTKVGYSDHTLGIEVAIAAVALGATLIEKHFTLSKTMEGPDHRASLEPKELVGMVKGIRNIEKAISGAGDKTPSVSEFKNREIARKSIVASMAIKKDDVFTERNLTTKRPGNGISPMKWDNVIGKKAKRNFELDELIEL from the coding sequence ATGTATAACCATACTATTATTATAGCTGAAGCAGGTGTAAATCACAATGGCAGTTTAGAGTTGGCTAAGAAATTAGTAGATGTAGCAGCCGAAGCAGGTGCGGATTATGTAAAATTTCAAACTTTCAGAGCTGAAAAAATTGCAAGTAAGTCAGCGTCAAAAGCTGATTATCAAAAGGAGACCACAGCAAGCCAAGAAAGTCAATTGGCGATGCTTAGAAAATTGGAATTGAGTGAAGACCACCACTTTGAGTTGATAGATTATTGTAAAATAAAAAATATCAAATTCCTTTCTACTCCTTTTGACCTTGATAGTATAGATTTTCTAAAAAGTATTGGGATTAAATTAGGAAAAATACCATCAGGAGAAATCACGAATTTGCCATATTTGCGCAAAATGGCTCAGTCTTTTGAACAGTTGGTAATATCAACTGGTATGTCCACTATGGTAGAATTAAGAGCAGCTCTGAAGGTTGTTTTAAAAGAAGGTGTCAGCAAAGATAACATTATAATTCTTCACTGTAATACCGAATACCCTACCCCATTTGAAGATGTAAACCTAAAAGCAATGGAGTCTATTGCTAAAAAAACTGGTACCAAAGTTGGATATTCAGACCATACACTTGGAATTGAAGTAGCTATAGCTGCTGTGGCATTGGGAGCGACCCTAATAGAGAAGCATTTTACTTTGTCCAAGACTATGGAGGGGCCAGACCATAGAGCTTCGTTAGAGCCTAAAGAATTGGTAGGTATGGTTAAGGGTATTCGAAATATTGAAAAAGCCATTAGTGGGGCAGGAGACAAAACTCCTTCAGTATCTGAATTTAAGAACAGAGAAATTGCTCGTAAAAGTATTGTTGCTTCTATGGCCATCAAGAAAGATGATGTTTTTACAGAACGTAATTTAACGACTAAACGACCGGGAAATGGTATAAGCCCAATGAAGTGGGATAATGTGATTGGGAAAAAAGCTAAACGAAATTTTGAATTGGATGAACTTATCGAATTATAA
- a CDS encoding acetyltransferase codes for MQNLILIGGGGHCKACLDVITSTGQYNVIGVLDTFEKIGQKMLNCTIIGTDEDIEGWVKKDCLFLITVGQIKSSALRTKLYTHLKQHKAPLATVISKYAIVSKYSIIGKGSIVMHQAVVNVDSQIGDNSIINTNAIVEHDVKIGNHTHVSTGAIINGNCQIGNHVFIGSQTVIAQGISICDNVVIGAGSTILKSIDTEGVYVGSPAKRI; via the coding sequence ATGCAGAACCTTATTTTAATAGGAGGAGGAGGGCATTGCAAAGCCTGTTTAGATGTCATTACAAGCACTGGTCAGTACAATGTAATAGGTGTTTTAGATACGTTTGAGAAAATTGGGCAAAAAATGTTAAATTGTACTATAATAGGTACAGATGAAGACATAGAGGGATGGGTCAAAAAAGACTGCTTATTTTTAATAACAGTCGGACAAATTAAAAGTAGTGCCTTACGAACTAAACTTTACACACACTTAAAACAACACAAAGCTCCCCTAGCAACAGTTATTTCTAAATATGCAATTGTTTCCAAATATAGTATTATCGGAAAAGGTAGTATTGTTATGCACCAAGCAGTGGTAAATGTAGATAGCCAAATAGGTGATAATAGTATTATCAACACTAATGCGATTGTTGAACACGATGTTAAAATTGGTAATCATACCCATGTTTCAACAGGTGCAATTATAAATGGTAATTGTCAAATAGGTAATCATGTCTTTATAGGAAGTCAAACAGTTATTGCTCAGGGCATATCTATTTGTGATAATGTAGTTATTGGTGCGGGTTCTACCATTTTAAAATCAATTGATACTGAGGGGGTGTATGTCGGAAGCCCTGCCAAGAGAATTTAA